The following proteins are encoded in a genomic region of Alistipes shahii WAL 8301:
- a CDS encoding DUF5018 domain-containing protein: MKNTIFSFLTAAGLLFAGCHQPDELLPSVSRNGINSVTAQFVKNNSEGAAEFYGEFKGYPTEGSDEITVEIPWFYPESSDDVVSGKMLDKMRISLNLDDNVTVDPAVLYMNLNEDNYITVTDQLKQKKVYKVRGRIVKSKACLLEELSLPSQGLNAIIDQETKEVSLIAAGNIEPCTGTYRLSYHATISPDPATTVIDWNASPKLTVTAYDGVSKTVYTVKKEVPAKVPTGIRSGSQKNLFVSETFKTDYGMSGTTNYTLGILGDHLLICSGESEIVYVNKLTGVKAGTVNMGGINLGGGAITSDEANHIVMCSIAANGASQTIYRLDHVTDTPKEVMTWSNATGGKIGSKISIKGDIDADAVVTINCWAWASPANWSSFVRIIVTDGVWGTPEKVTIAGCGLWNGGNVDVEYLSTDITGPYFKASYSTNGAEWIDGATNSRVAFIDKGANDANSNFANVSCAVFNKSPFVAVFGGSHFAYSASRAILLDVGDRNLFTGTFDNTKAKIYASTPKYLAVSGTASCDILLSQSSDGYYLYLYWIGGNTNYIRAEQWDCVDK; the protein is encoded by the coding sequence ATGAAAAATACCATATTTTCTTTCCTGACGGCGGCCGGTCTGCTCTTTGCGGGCTGTCACCAGCCCGACGAGCTGTTGCCTTCCGTGTCGCGTAACGGCATCAACAGCGTAACCGCCCAATTCGTAAAGAACAATAGCGAGGGGGCAGCCGAATTTTACGGCGAATTCAAAGGATATCCGACGGAGGGCAGCGATGAGATCACGGTCGAGATTCCGTGGTTTTATCCGGAGAGCAGCGATGATGTCGTGAGCGGTAAGATGCTCGACAAAATGCGCATCAGCCTGAATCTCGACGACAATGTTACGGTGGACCCTGCGGTCCTTTATATGAATTTGAACGAGGACAACTATATTACGGTTACCGATCAGCTCAAGCAAAAGAAGGTTTATAAAGTCAGGGGGCGGATCGTGAAGAGCAAAGCCTGTCTGCTGGAGGAGCTGTCGCTTCCGTCGCAGGGTTTGAACGCCATCATTGATCAGGAAACCAAAGAGGTGTCGCTGATCGCAGCCGGTAATATCGAACCTTGTACGGGAACCTACCGGCTTTCGTATCATGCTACGATTTCACCCGATCCGGCAACGACGGTTATCGACTGGAATGCGTCGCCCAAGCTGACCGTCACTGCGTATGACGGGGTAAGCAAGACGGTTTACACCGTTAAGAAAGAGGTTCCGGCGAAGGTTCCGACCGGTATTCGTTCGGGCAGTCAGAAGAACCTGTTCGTTTCCGAAACGTTCAAGACTGATTACGGAATGAGCGGAACGACGAATTATACGCTGGGCATTTTGGGCGATCACTTGCTTATTTGCTCCGGCGAGAGCGAGATCGTTTATGTCAACAAGCTTACCGGTGTCAAGGCCGGAACGGTGAATATGGGCGGCATCAATCTCGGTGGAGGCGCTATCACTTCGGATGAAGCCAACCATATCGTGATGTGTTCGATTGCCGCCAACGGTGCGTCGCAGACCATTTATCGTCTGGATCATGTTACCGATACCCCGAAGGAGGTCATGACCTGGTCGAATGCCACGGGCGGTAAGATCGGCAGCAAGATTTCGATCAAGGGCGATATAGACGCAGACGCCGTCGTCACGATCAACTGTTGGGCTTGGGCAAGTCCCGCAAACTGGAGTTCGTTCGTCCGTATCATCGTGACCGATGGCGTCTGGGGTACTCCCGAAAAGGTTACGATTGCGGGTTGCGGACTCTGGAACGGCGGCAATGTCGATGTGGAATATCTGTCGACGGATATTACCGGACCTTATTTCAAAGCCAGCTATTCGACCAATGGGGCGGAGTGGATCGACGGAGCGACCAATTCGCGTGTGGCATTTATCGACAAAGGCGCGAACGACGCCAATTCGAATTTTGCCAATGTGTCGTGCGCCGTCTTCAATAAGAGTCCGTTCGTCGCCGTGTTCGGCGGTTCGCACTTCGCTTACAGTGCATCGCGTGCCATCCTGCTCGATGTCGGAGACCGCAATCTCTTCACCGGGACGTTCGACAATACGAAAGCCAAGATCTATGCGTCGACGCCTAAATATCTGGCTGTTTCCGGAACGGCGAGCTGCGATATCCTGCTGAGCCAGTCGTCTGACGGTTATTATCTCTATCTTTACTGGATCGGCGGAAATACCAACTATATCCGTGCCGAACAGTGGGATTGTGTCGACAAGTAA
- a CDS encoding RagB/SusD family nutrient uptake outer membrane protein: MMKTGIKIAMMSLLTFSLVGCNDFLDTTPHDSISDKVVWNDIHTATLYLNGFYPYIDRYGQFGSAQFQGNLTEGLTETFKYGSYVPGNKAGDSNNYVFTPETMSSTGNLLDAWTGGYERIRRINEFLESMRKHSTFSAEENAKLEAQARFFRAFVYFQLAKRHGGVILYTDMNLQKNKDRSSASETWDLIASDLKYAASVLPVRWDAANKERVTRGAAWAMLARTMLYAERWQDAKDAADSVFKLQVYSLTDKYEDAFKGGNSESILEYNYLVTGPNHTFDNDYVPYGDMDNDGGKGCPTQEMVESYQSKDGKTVDWSKWHGETTELPPYDQLEPRFAATVLYHGAQWKGHTMTNSVGGTYGQYMDYRSATYPKGRTTTGYYLRKYLDESHTDFSVIKVSTQTWVELRLAEIYLIRAEANYRLGASGAALEDVNAVRQRPGVNLPALSGLSGNDLFKAIRQERKIELAYEGHLYWDMRRWKLADKEYNGYRVHGLKITPHQGAFKFEYVDCDLQDRKFLAKTYVFPIPYDELANNSAIEQYDEWK; this comes from the coding sequence ATTATGAAAACAGGAATTAAAATAGCCATGATGTCGTTGCTGACGTTCTCTTTAGTCGGTTGCAACGATTTCCTCGATACCACGCCGCATGACAGTATCTCGGACAAGGTGGTTTGGAACGATATACACACGGCGACGCTTTACCTTAACGGTTTTTATCCGTATATTGACCGTTACGGACAGTTCGGCTCCGCCCAGTTTCAAGGTAATCTGACCGAGGGACTTACCGAAACTTTCAAATACGGTTCGTACGTTCCGGGCAATAAGGCCGGAGACTCCAATAATTATGTGTTTACGCCTGAAACGATGTCGTCGACGGGCAACCTGCTCGATGCGTGGACGGGTGGATATGAGCGTATCCGCCGTATCAATGAGTTCTTGGAATCCATGCGGAAGCATTCCACGTTCTCGGCGGAAGAGAATGCTAAACTTGAGGCGCAGGCCCGTTTTTTCCGCGCATTCGTCTATTTTCAGTTGGCCAAACGGCATGGAGGGGTAATCCTCTATACGGATATGAATCTCCAGAAGAATAAAGACCGCAGCTCTGCCTCCGAGACCTGGGATCTGATTGCCTCGGACCTCAAGTATGCGGCTTCGGTATTGCCGGTGCGCTGGGACGCGGCCAACAAGGAGCGTGTGACGCGCGGCGCGGCTTGGGCCATGCTTGCACGGACGATGCTTTATGCCGAACGCTGGCAGGATGCCAAAGACGCGGCGGATTCGGTTTTCAAGTTGCAGGTCTATTCTTTGACCGATAAGTACGAGGATGCTTTCAAAGGGGGGAATAGTGAGTCGATTCTCGAATACAACTATCTGGTAACGGGTCCCAATCATACTTTCGATAACGACTATGTTCCTTACGGCGATATGGACAACGACGGAGGTAAAGGCTGCCCGACGCAGGAGATGGTCGAATCGTATCAGTCGAAGGACGGCAAAACCGTAGATTGGAGCAAATGGCACGGCGAGACGACCGAGTTGCCTCCTTACGATCAGCTGGAACCCCGTTTCGCTGCGACGGTTCTTTATCACGGAGCGCAATGGAAGGGGCATACAATGACCAACAGCGTTGGAGGTACTTACGGGCAGTATATGGATTATCGTAGCGCCACCTATCCGAAGGGACGTACTACTACCGGTTATTATCTGCGCAAATACCTCGATGAAAGCCACACCGATTTCTCGGTTATCAAGGTCAGCACGCAGACTTGGGTGGAACTTCGTCTGGCTGAAATTTACCTCATCCGTGCCGAGGCGAACTATCGTTTGGGCGCTTCGGGGGCCGCTTTGGAGGATGTCAATGCCGTGAGACAGCGTCCCGGTGTGAATCTGCCCGCTCTTTCGGGCCTTTCGGGGAACGATCTTTTCAAAGCGATACGTCAGGAACGCAAGATCGAGCTGGCGTATGAAGGGCACCTCTATTGGGACATGCGCCGCTGGAAACTCGCCGACAAGGAGTATAACGGTTACCGTGTGCACGGACTGAAGATCACGCCGCATCAGGGCGCTTTCAAATTCGAGTATGTGGATTGTGATTTGCAGGACCGTAAATTCCTGGCGAAGACCTACGTATTCCCGATTCCTTACGATGAGTTGGCGAACAACTCGGCTATCGAACAGTATGACGAGTGGAAATAA
- a CDS encoding alpha amylase family protein, giving the protein MKKNIKWFAAVLAALTLGYGAVSCGSDSKEPEWEWPDPDPDPDPEPGVEKPRFIWVDAAANFPDFANSKENILRDLTKAREAGFTDIVVDVRPTTGDVLFRTSVVDQVEWLGAWLPGGYSKVERTATWDYLQAFIDAGKSLDLRIHAAINTFTGGNQTSLGGAGVVFRDEARRAWTTDLNLAGGITNIMSTSQSAKFFNPVLPEVQEYLCSMLKDLAAYDGLAGIFLDRGRFDGFTSDFSNYTRKEFEKYIGRSVASFPADILPAGHTSGIPSPVPVHMKQWLEFRAKVIHDFMEKARAAVKSVNPSVKFGVYVGGWYASYYDVGVNWASPDYDTSSKFSWATKKYMDYGYADLMDQMLIGAYASPARVYGTTEWTMQGFCLLAKERTMGACPMVAGGPDVGNWDADDKVPQEEENRAITASVAACINACDGYFLFDMIHLKKADQWSYVKTGIDGVIKKD; this is encoded by the coding sequence ATGAAAAAGAATATCAAATGGTTTGCGGCGGTTCTGGCGGCGTTGACGCTGGGATACGGGGCTGTTTCGTGCGGTTCGGATTCGAAGGAACCCGAATGGGAGTGGCCCGATCCCGACCCCGATCCCGATCCGGAGCCGGGGGTGGAGAAACCCCGGTTCATCTGGGTCGATGCCGCCGCCAACTTTCCCGATTTCGCCAACAGCAAGGAGAATATACTGCGCGATCTGACCAAGGCCCGGGAGGCCGGATTCACCGATATTGTAGTCGATGTGCGGCCTACTACCGGCGACGTGCTTTTCCGTACGTCGGTGGTCGATCAGGTGGAGTGGCTCGGCGCATGGCTGCCGGGCGGATATTCCAAAGTCGAACGCACGGCCACATGGGACTACCTGCAGGCGTTTATCGACGCCGGAAAGTCGCTCGACCTGCGCATTCACGCCGCGATCAATACCTTTACGGGGGGCAACCAGACTTCGCTGGGCGGCGCCGGAGTCGTTTTTCGGGATGAGGCCAGGCGGGCATGGACGACCGATCTGAATTTGGCGGGCGGCATTACGAACATCATGTCCACTTCGCAGTCCGCCAAGTTCTTCAATCCGGTATTGCCCGAAGTGCAGGAGTATCTCTGTTCGATGCTCAAGGACCTCGCGGCCTATGACGGACTGGCGGGAATCTTCCTCGACCGGGGGCGCTTCGACGGATTTACCAGCGATTTCTCGAATTATACGCGCAAGGAGTTCGAAAAGTATATCGGCCGGTCGGTTGCCAGTTTTCCCGCCGACATTCTGCCTGCGGGCCATACTTCGGGCATACCCTCGCCGGTGCCTGTGCATATGAAGCAGTGGCTCGAATTCCGGGCGAAGGTGATTCACGACTTTATGGAGAAGGCGCGCGCCGCCGTCAAGTCGGTCAATCCGTCGGTCAAGTTCGGCGTATACGTCGGGGGCTGGTATGCCAGCTACTATGATGTGGGCGTCAATTGGGCCAGCCCCGATTACGACACTTCGTCCAAATTTTCATGGGCTACGAAAAAATATATGGATTACGGCTATGCTGACCTGATGGACCAGATGCTGATCGGGGCCTATGCCTCTCCGGCGCGTGTTTACGGCACGACCGAATGGACCATGCAGGGATTCTGCCTGCTGGCGAAGGAGCGTACGATGGGAGCGTGCCCGATGGTGGCCGGCGGCCCCGACGTGGGAAACTGGGATGCCGACGACAAGGTGCCGCAGGAGGAGGAGAACCGGGCCATCACCGCCTCGGTCGCTGCCTGCATCAATGCCTGCGACGGTTATTTCCTGTTTGATATGATTCACCTGAAAAAAGCCGATCAGTGGTCTTATGTCAAGACCGGTATCGACGGCGTAATTAAAAAAGACTGA
- a CDS encoding DUF5009 domain-containing protein has product MEKRAYAVDLLRGLAIVGMVLSGQILWHAELPAWLFHAQVPPPSFRFDPSVPGITWVDLVFPFFLFSMGAAFPLALRKRLEQRGESVALILTVVVRRWALLALFAVALANLRSGVTGTLPGWGSSLLQLAGWGCFCALFMRIDRFSDRQNRMVCLSGVAGIAALLAAARWGWGLPVSAERSDVIILVLANMALFGSLVWLYTRNNLLARLGVLALLAALRLGSGVEGSWNEALWNWSPVPWLFRFDYLKYLCIIIPGTIAGDRIYEWMTHGGEDAPGASRRREVWTLVLLVTLICLNMWGLFARQLVVNLAAGVLLCLLLRRLLRGDGSATGRLHRSLFGWGFFWLGLGLALEAFEGGIKKDYATFSYFFVTSGLASFVLIAAGIAMRRLNVRFSALVKCGQNPMVAYTAAGFLIMPLLTLLHLSPCLQAFAELCPWMGVVRGVLVTAVVMAVTVFFTNRRLFWRT; this is encoded by the coding sequence ATGGAAAAGCGAGCTTATGCGGTCGATTTGCTGCGAGGGTTGGCTATCGTGGGAATGGTGCTGTCGGGACAGATCCTATGGCACGCCGAACTTCCTGCATGGCTGTTCCATGCGCAGGTGCCGCCACCGTCGTTCCGTTTCGATCCGTCGGTGCCGGGAATTACGTGGGTCGATCTGGTCTTCCCGTTTTTCCTCTTCTCGATGGGGGCCGCTTTCCCGCTGGCCCTGCGTAAGCGGCTGGAGCAGCGGGGTGAATCGGTGGCGTTGATCCTGACGGTCGTGGTGCGCAGGTGGGCGTTGCTGGCGCTTTTCGCCGTTGCCCTCGCCAACCTGCGTTCCGGGGTGACGGGAACGCTGCCGGGATGGGGTTCCTCGCTGCTGCAACTGGCGGGCTGGGGCTGTTTTTGTGCGCTCTTCATGCGCATTGACCGGTTTTCGGACCGGCAGAACCGCATGGTCTGTCTGTCCGGCGTCGCCGGCATCGCAGCCCTGCTGGCGGCCGCCCGGTGGGGCTGGGGGCTGCCCGTCTCGGCGGAGCGGAGCGACGTCATCATTCTGGTCCTTGCAAATATGGCGCTCTTCGGCAGCCTGGTGTGGCTCTATACGCGGAACAACCTGCTGGCGCGCCTGGGGGTGCTGGCGCTGCTGGCGGCCCTGCGTCTGGGCAGCGGCGTCGAAGGTTCGTGGAACGAAGCGTTGTGGAACTGGTCGCCTGTGCCGTGGCTTTTCCGCTTCGACTACCTGAAATACCTTTGTATCATCATTCCCGGCACGATTGCGGGAGACCGTATCTATGAATGGATGACGCACGGCGGCGAAGATGCGCCGGGGGCGTCCCGGCGGCGGGAGGTCTGGACCCTCGTCCTGCTCGTGACGCTGATATGTCTGAATATGTGGGGGCTTTTCGCACGGCAGCTGGTCGTGAATCTCGCGGCGGGCGTCCTGCTCTGTCTCCTGCTCCGGCGTCTGCTGCGTGGAGACGGTTCCGCGACCGGAAGACTGCACCGTTCGCTTTTCGGCTGGGGCTTTTTCTGGCTGGGGCTGGGACTGGCGCTGGAGGCGTTCGAGGGGGGCATCAAGAAGGATTACGCGACGTTCAGCTATTTTTTCGTCACCTCCGGGCTGGCTTCGTTTGTCCTGATCGCCGCCGGAATCGCGATGAGGCGGCTGAATGTGCGTTTTTCGGCGCTGGTCAAATGCGGGCAGAATCCGATGGTGGCCTACACGGCGGCCGGATTCCTCATCATGCCCCTGCTGACGCTGCTGCATCTGTCGCCCTGTTTGCAGGCCTTTGCCGAGCTATGCCCGTGGATGGGCGTGGTGCGGGGCGTGCTGGTCACGGCCGTGGTTATGGCCGTTACGGTCTTTTTTACGAACCGCAGGCTTTTTTGGAGAACCTGA
- a CDS encoding DUF4434 domain-containing protein, whose protein sequence is MRIKGTFLDEISHDIPHQNWGEAEWDRDFGYMREAGIDTVILIRCGYRRWQTFPSRVLTAEEGCYEPPVDLVDMFLRLSDKWGMNFWFGLYDSGKYWDRGEYEQEVALNKRVIDEAWSRYGHCKSFAGWYISQECSRNTGKIVDLYASLGRYCKEVSGGLPTMISPYIDGSKNVSQYNASTSKENVVTLESHEREWDAIFAGIQGAVDIVAFQDGHVAYDELVDFLKVNKKLADRYGLECWTNSETFDRDMPIKFLPIKWEKLRLKMGLAAQAGYRNAITFEFSHFMSPQSAYLQAGHLYDRYMEYLKTLE, encoded by the coding sequence ATGCGAATAAAAGGAACTTTTCTCGACGAAATCAGCCATGATATTCCCCATCAGAACTGGGGCGAAGCCGAATGGGACCGTGATTTCGGCTACATGCGCGAAGCAGGCATTGACACCGTGATCCTGATCCGCTGCGGTTACCGCCGCTGGCAGACTTTTCCCTCGCGGGTGCTCACGGCCGAGGAGGGGTGTTACGAACCTCCCGTCGATCTGGTCGATATGTTCCTGCGCCTGAGCGACAAGTGGGGGATGAACTTCTGGTTCGGACTCTACGATTCGGGCAAGTACTGGGACCGCGGCGAATACGAACAGGAGGTGGCGCTGAACAAGCGTGTGATCGACGAGGCGTGGAGCCGTTACGGGCATTGCAAATCCTTTGCGGGATGGTATATTTCGCAGGAGTGCAGCCGCAATACCGGCAAGATCGTCGATCTGTATGCGAGTCTGGGACGCTATTGCAAGGAGGTTTCCGGCGGTCTTCCGACCATGATTTCCCCTTATATTGATGGCAGCAAGAACGTCAGCCAGTACAATGCGTCGACTTCGAAGGAGAACGTTGTGACGCTCGAAAGCCATGAGCGCGAATGGGACGCCATCTTTGCTGGAATCCAAGGCGCCGTGGATATCGTCGCCTTTCAGGACGGCCATGTGGCGTATGACGAACTGGTCGATTTTCTGAAAGTCAACAAGAAACTGGCCGACCGTTACGGACTGGAGTGCTGGACCAATTCCGAGACCTTCGACCGCGATATGCCGATCAAGTTCCTGCCGATCAAATGGGAGAAGCTGCGGCTCAAGATGGGGCTGGCGGCTCAGGCCGGTTACCGGAACGCCATTACGTTCGAGTTCTCGCACTTTATGAGTCCGCAGTCGGCCTACCTGCAGGCGGGGCACTTGTACGACCGCTATATGGAGTATCTGAAAACCTTGGAATAG
- a CDS encoding GDSL-type esterase/lipase family protein, which yields MKRIVILFLAALFAASGASAQKFHNAYYDTRRAAHDEEGLQQGAIVFLGNSITEQGWWSLLLKRGDVENRGIGGDNTFGMIDRLPDILKSKPRKIFLMAGINDLTGGQPVDTIVMNITRMADMVHEAVPGCRLYIQSVLPVNTRRLAYPGLKGHNPQVRTLNARLVQLCDAKPWCTFVDLVPLLSDADGELRIDLTKDGIHLHPVGYVIWTDYLKKQKYLK from the coding sequence GTGAAACGCATCGTAATATTGTTTTTGGCCGCCCTTTTCGCGGCATCCGGCGCTTCGGCGCAGAAATTCCATAACGCCTACTACGATACCCGCCGTGCGGCCCACGACGAAGAGGGGCTGCAACAGGGGGCGATCGTCTTTCTCGGCAACAGCATTACCGAGCAGGGGTGGTGGAGCCTGCTGCTCAAACGCGGCGACGTCGAGAACCGCGGCATCGGCGGCGACAATACCTTCGGTATGATCGACCGTCTGCCCGACATCCTGAAAAGCAAGCCCCGCAAAATCTTCCTGATGGCGGGCATCAACGACCTGACGGGCGGACAGCCCGTCGACACGATCGTGATGAACATCACCCGCATGGCGGACATGGTGCACGAGGCCGTTCCCGGCTGCCGGCTCTATATTCAGAGCGTGCTGCCGGTCAATACCCGGCGGCTGGCCTATCCCGGACTCAAGGGGCATAATCCGCAGGTGCGGACGCTCAATGCGCGGTTGGTGCAGTTGTGCGACGCCAAGCCGTGGTGTACGTTCGTCGATCTGGTGCCGCTGCTTTCCGATGCCGACGGCGAACTGCGCATCGACCTGACGAAGGACGGAATCCACCTCCACCCCGTGGGGTATGTGATCTGGACCGATTACCTCAAGAAACAGAAATACCTGAAATAA
- a CDS encoding SusC/RagA family TonB-linked outer membrane protein, producing the protein MDVSLKEDSARVDEVVVVGYGTMKRASITGAVSQIDGKELLKAPMGNVTNMLGGRVAGVVALQQSGQPGSDGASILVRGSGAKYIVDGVARDFSQIDPNDIESVSVLKDASSAAIYGMDASAVIIVTTKRGKAAPAKISYTGTFGLSQNAVMLEMLDGPGYAYWYNKAREMDGDTPIFTQRQIDMMLNGDPSDGWGNTNWYEKTFGTGYNQSHNLNVTGGNERIKYFTSIGYFDQEGNVKNFSFDRINIRSNIEAKIAKNWTMAVDLAGRVQRSNRPGFSGDPADWNNIAQQAMRAHPYVPENYNGLPVSTNTSSATVSPLASSEESGYAKSNTFYFQSNVSLKYDFPFLKGLSAKFMVAYDYSQTYSKIYSTPFRTMVATLPTTLDGNISYAENWDSRKKSENSLTEGLTRNTQITTNASLNYANTFGKHNVSAILLMETYSNDGNNFSAYGEGFSIKELAELKYASIPDKMSINGMSSVARKAGFAARVNYDYANKYLVELSCRYDGSYLFGGMVDGKRWSPFPAASVGWRISNEPWFDSKAIDNLKLRASIGLTGTTGISAYSYLNTLGFLDTPAVVLGGVGVDGMLTSSLANENLTWAKNLQYNGGFDLSMWGGRLGVEFDVFYKYIYDILSGVTATYPSSFGGYYPKYENSNKQAHKGFEITLSHRNRVGDFNYNVSLTGTYTKRKWLHYNDAANTPDWLKLTGKEVGAQVGFISAGLFQSQEEIDNSPTIVGKAVRVGDIKYVDRNGDGVISYEQDRGYVGAAAYPKFVGGLSFSGDWKGIDLSFLFQAGLGRDVALTGVYSGGIMDNTQMTKPFYHGGNSPKYLVENSWREDNTNAEFPRLSIVQASSNNAYSSTFWYRSGDYLRLKNLQIGYTFPQKWMSRIGIDRLRIYFEGQNLWTVSELTKFNIDPEQPGVSNGYYPQQRIFSFGVNLAF; encoded by the coding sequence ATTGATGTTTCTCTCAAGGAAGACTCTGCCAGAGTCGATGAAGTCGTTGTCGTCGGTTACGGTACGATGAAACGCGCGAGCATTACGGGCGCCGTTTCGCAAATCGACGGCAAGGAACTGCTCAAGGCGCCGATGGGAAATGTGACGAATATGCTGGGCGGGCGTGTCGCCGGCGTGGTGGCCTTGCAGCAGTCGGGACAGCCCGGCAGCGACGGCGCCAGCATTTTGGTGCGAGGCAGCGGCGCAAAGTACATTGTGGACGGTGTAGCCCGCGATTTCAGCCAGATTGATCCCAATGATATTGAAAGCGTTTCGGTGCTCAAGGACGCATCGTCGGCTGCGATTTACGGTATGGATGCCTCGGCTGTCATTATCGTGACGACCAAAAGGGGCAAGGCCGCTCCGGCCAAGATCTCCTACACCGGCACTTTCGGTTTGAGCCAGAATGCCGTAATGCTCGAAATGCTCGACGGTCCGGGGTATGCCTATTGGTATAACAAAGCCCGTGAAATGGACGGAGACACGCCGATTTTCACGCAGCGCCAGATCGACATGATGCTCAACGGCGATCCGAGCGACGGCTGGGGCAATACGAACTGGTATGAAAAGACTTTCGGTACGGGGTACAACCAGTCGCACAACCTCAATGTGACGGGCGGCAACGAGCGGATCAAGTACTTTACTTCGATCGGTTACTTCGATCAGGAGGGCAATGTGAAGAATTTCTCGTTCGACCGTATTAATATCCGTTCGAATATCGAAGCCAAGATCGCCAAGAACTGGACGATGGCCGTGGATCTGGCCGGTCGTGTGCAGCGCAGCAATCGTCCCGGATTTTCGGGCGATCCCGCCGATTGGAACAATATCGCGCAGCAGGCTATGCGTGCGCATCCTTACGTGCCCGAAAATTATAACGGGCTGCCTGTTTCGACCAATACTTCGAGCGCTACCGTAAGTCCGCTCGCTTCTTCCGAGGAGTCGGGTTATGCAAAAAGCAATACGTTCTATTTTCAGTCGAATGTTTCGCTTAAGTATGATTTTCCTTTCCTGAAGGGTTTGTCTGCGAAATTCATGGTGGCCTATGACTATTCGCAGACCTATTCCAAGATTTATTCCACGCCTTTCCGTACGATGGTTGCAACGCTTCCCACGACTCTTGACGGCAATATTTCCTATGCTGAAAACTGGGATTCGCGTAAAAAATCCGAAAATTCGCTGACGGAGGGGCTTACGCGCAACACGCAGATTACGACTAACGCTTCGCTTAATTATGCCAACACCTTCGGGAAGCATAATGTTTCTGCAATCCTGCTGATGGAGACCTACTCTAACGACGGCAATAATTTCAGCGCTTACGGAGAAGGATTTTCGATCAAGGAACTTGCCGAACTCAAATACGCCAGCATTCCCGACAAGATGTCGATCAACGGTATGAGCTCCGTTGCGCGCAAAGCCGGTTTCGCGGCCCGTGTCAATTACGATTATGCCAATAAGTATCTTGTCGAATTGTCGTGCCGGTATGATGGCAGTTATCTGTTCGGCGGTATGGTTGATGGAAAACGCTGGTCTCCTTTCCCTGCCGCATCGGTCGGTTGGAGAATATCTAATGAGCCTTGGTTCGATTCCAAAGCGATCGACAACTTGAAGTTGCGTGCAAGTATCGGTCTTACGGGTACGACGGGTATCAGCGCTTATTCGTATTTGAATACATTAGGCTTTCTGGATACTCCGGCCGTTGTCCTCGGAGGCGTCGGTGTCGACGGAATGCTTACTTCGAGTTTGGCGAATGAGAATCTGACATGGGCGAAGAATCTGCAATATAACGGAGGATTCGACCTGTCCATGTGGGGTGGCAGACTTGGTGTTGAGTTCGATGTATTCTATAAATACATCTATGATATTCTGAGTGGTGTGACTGCCACCTATCCCAGCTCTTTCGGCGGTTATTATCCGAAGTATGAAAACAGCAATAAACAAGCTCATAAGGGTTTTGAGATTACGTTGAGCCACCGTAACCGTGTCGGAGATTTCAATTACAACGTGAGTCTGACCGGTACATACACCAAGCGTAAATGGCTGCACTATAACGATGCCGCCAATACGCCCGATTGGCTCAAGCTTACGGGTAAGGAGGTCGGCGCCCAGGTCGGCTTTATCTCCGCCGGTTTGTTCCAGAGCCAGGAGGAGATCGACAATTCTCCGACGATTGTGGGTAAAGCCGTTCGTGTGGGCGATATTAAGTATGTCGATCGCAACGGCGACGGTGTGATTTCCTATGAACAGGACCGCGGTTATGTCGGGGCCGCCGCTTATCCCAAATTTGTGGGAGGCCTTTCTTTTTCGGGTGATTGGAAAGGCATTGACCTCTCTTTCCTGTTTCAGGCAGGCTTGGGCCGGGATGTGGCTCTGACGGGTGTGTACAGCGGAGGAATCATGGACAACACGCAGATGACCAAGCCGTTCTATCACGGAGGCAATTCGCCGAAATACCTTGTGGAGAACTCTTGGCGGGAAGATAACACCAATGCCGAATTCCCGCGTCTGAGTATCGTGCAGGCCAGTTCGAATAATGCCTATTCTTCGACTTTCTGGTATCGCAGCGGCGATTATCTGCGTCTGAAGAATTTGCAGATCGGATACACCTTCCCGCAGAAATGGATGAGCCGGATCGGCATCGACCGTCTGCGTATCTATTTCGAAGGACAGAACCTTTGGACTGTCAGTGAACTGACCAAATTCAACATTGATCCTGAACAGCCCGGTGTGTCGAACGGTTATTATCCGCAGCAGCGTATCTTCTCGTTCGGTGTAAACTTGGCATTCTAA